From the genome of Nicotiana tabacum cultivar K326 chromosome 2, ASM71507v2, whole genome shotgun sequence:
ATTATGGATTACCATTGTATCATCTCTGTGCATTTTCTGAATTATCTATTGTTGTTGAAGGTGAGATTTATCAATTTTGAGAGGACGAAACTTCCTGATGAGATACTTAAGCATAATttagaagagaagaagaaatactTTTCAGATATTTGTTTGGAAGTAGAGAAGAACGAATCTGAGATTCAGGTAAGGATGCTGTCAGCTGGAGTTTTATACTTGGTTTATATTCCCTTCTCCATCTGCATGTGCGTTGGTTTCTTTTCTCTGTATAATCTTTCTTGAATGATACAGGCTGAGGGTGTTTACAACCAAAGGCTTCAGAACTTGGCTCTGACACTTGACAAGGTTTGTCTTTCTCCTTTTTGACCAAGTCTTtcctttcatttttcttgtttagaGAATGGCCAGTGAAATCTAAGAGTTGCTGGGTGCTTTGGCAGGTGCGTTATGTAATGAGATGCGTTTTTGGTGACCCGGAAAAAGCTCCCCCTCCTCTTGAGAGGCTCAGTTCGGAAGAAGCTGTTTCTTTTATCTGGAGAGGAGAGGGGTCTCTTGTTGAGGAGCTTCTTCAATGCGTGGCTCCTCATTTGGAAGATAGTATGCTAAATGATCTCAAGGCCAAGATTCGAGCTCATGATCCATCCAGGTCAGATGATCTTGAGACGGGCCTTCGAAAATCTTTAATATGGTGAGTGGTGTCATCCATGGTGTCCTAGCTATGCACTTTTTATCAAAAAACAAATTTCTTGACTTGCTGTTTCTTGTTCTAGGTTAAGAGATGAGGTCCGAGATCTTCCATGTTCATACAAATGTCGACATGACGCTGCTGCTGACTTGATTCATTTATATGCTTACACAAAGTGTTTTTTTAGAATACGAGTATGTGCTTTATCCTATTGAAActtcttttgcatatcattttcACTGGACATTGTGTTGGTTTTGACCTGTATATCTTCTCTCTTTGCAGGAATACAAGACTGTAACTTCACCTCCTGTATATATAAGTCCTTTAGACCTGGGACCCAAATACACTGATAAGCTGGGGCCTGGTGTTCACGAGTATCGCAAGACATATGGCGAGAATTATTGCTTAGGACAGCTGATTTATTGGTATAACCAAGCAAATGCAGATCCAGATAATTGCCTTTTCAGGGCGAGCAGGGGTTGCTTGTCTTTACCTGAAGCTGGCTCTTTTTATGCTAAAGTTCAGAAGCCGTCCCGCCAACGTGTTTACGGCCCAAGGACTGTGAAGTTCATGCTATCTAGAATGGTACGCTTTATATTAATTTCAGCAGAGCAACCTCTTTATTTTGTGTAGTGTGTTTTGCTAAAGAAACCTACGGGTGGATATGCCAGAAGCTATATGCAAAAGAAACCGACAGCTAGATGTATATGTTTTAGTAGGTGAATGCCTTCTGATCGTAACATGCCTAACATCCTTTTGGAGTACTCTAGAATATCAGTGTCCTGGTTGTTGGTTGCTATGCTGTTTTGGACTGTGCTCTTCTTTCTTGGTGTGAATTTTCTTACCAAAGTATCTCATTGTTTATCTCGGCAAAAGTCTAGCATCTAACCTAAAATTTAGTAGGCAACATGGAGCAACCAGTGAATATTGTTACCCACGTAGGAAGTTATTAATTAGTAGGAGGTTATGCTACTTGCTTTTAAGTGGAAATGATATACTTGAAGTGTAGCTTCAGTCGATTTCAACAGTTAAATTATTATACTAAGTTGCTTCCACTTAATGCGAGATATATTCTTTTGCCAGGAGAAGCAACCCCAGAGACCATGGCCAAAAGATCGGATATGGTCATTTAAGAGTAGTCCCAAAGTATTTGGCAGTCCTATGCTggatgctattttaaacaaggcTCCACTAGAAAGGGAAATGGTACATTGGCTGAAGCATAGACCTGCAATCTTTCAGGCCATGTGGGATAGATGAAATTTTGCAGGCATCAGGAGAGCAGCATTAGAATGCTGCTGTGTAGGATACTAATTCCTTAGAGAAAAGTGTTCAAGCTGTTAGTATGCAATTAGAGTCCCTGATTTCGTGTTTTTTCCTCACTTGATTCTTATGTACAGTTTTATTCAGTCTTTCATTCTTGAGCAGTTTTGTAACATGTAATTCTTTATTATGGAAAAGAAAATTAGTGAATGAGTTAGTTCCTAATCTTTAATTAGATGGAAATGACTAGAGCAACTTTGTTGTCAGATGGACGTGTATATTTGAGTGTAAGGTACGTGGGTTAGTGACACAAACGAAGAGAATCTATTCAACTTCATACTATTTACCAACCCTCATGGGTAAGCTGCATTTTATCGTTTTAGGTGAAATAATTTGGTTCTTTTGAGTTCAAAAAAATTGTCAATTCTTGCTGAAATCTCTTAAAAGGTGGAtagattccccccccccccccccccaccaccaCGTACACACAGCTCTCAAGGATAACGCTAATTTTTTGGTGTCCAGTCATCAGAAACCGTATTTGCCAGATCCAGGTCCTGTAAAACAGTACTTTCTACAGTGACGTGTACCCGAATCCCAACATAATCattccctttccttttttctGTTTCACTTCAATTTCTATTTTAACCCTTATCCAGATGAGCTAACATCGGATGAGGATTTTTCCACACTATGGCACGAGCCAACCGCAAGCCTACGTTTCCACCGTTGGATCAAAGTCCATCTAACGGCCGAAAAATAACCCGCCAAAAActtgtaaaaagaaaagaaattcaaATGAAACGGCATAGTACAATTAGAGACAGACTCAACAGTAATCACAGCTACTTGTCAGTTATATGCCTCTATTCGTTTGCCGCCACGTGTCCCTTAGCCCCTCGTAGCAGTATATATGTACACACAGCAACGAGATGCAGAATCACAGATACCATCATTTTATAGAATCATCTCTTTCATTTCCCCCCCGTGTCTTTCTGCGTGTATGTGAGAAGTTTGTTGAGTGCGTGTTTTCTGTGAGCTATGGAGAGAAAACCTCTACTTCAACCGGAGTTCAATGCCGGAGAAGCGTTTCTGCCACTTATGGCGTCTGATGAAGCCTTCATCAACGGCTTGTACAACGGCCTGAGCTATCAGTCCGTTTTGAGTTTGAGCCTCGACCACTACAATCACGGCGAAGAAGTGAAACCTCTatcactttcatatttccacccTTCTCTCGCAAACGATATACCATACGCCGCTGCTGCTTCTCAAATGCAGCAAAGTTCGGCGACTTTTGATTTCTCTACTACTCGAGATTTTCCATGGCTTAAGGAGACAGAGAGTATTCTCGATGCTGATCAAAAGCTGAAATTACCGAAGCTGGAACCAGTAACGGATAATCTCCAGTTGTATCCGTACAACAACGAGATATTTTTGAATGAGCCGCCGTTCAACTACTTCTCTAACAGTATCTCCGACGACGGCGGCTTGGGCTACGGCCGTCTTCCAGATCTCCGTTGCCTAGAAATGCCAAACTATTTGGATTTCCACCTCGGTGACTCATCGTCCACTGTAAACCGAGTCGAACCTGTTAATTCACAAGTACTCATGAGTAACCAGCTCACCATGCCAAAAAGCTGCAAACAGTCTCCTTATGCTTCATCTACAACTCGAATAAGAAGACAGAAGCTAAGCGAGAAAACACGATCTCTGGAGAAGCTGTTGCCATGGGACAAAAAAATGGATACGGCGACAATGCTAGGAGAGGCGTACAAATACGTCAAGTTCCTACAGGCGCAGGTTAGAGTCTTACAGAGTATGCCTGTGCTGGTAGAAGGAGGTGCTTCGTCGTCTTCCTCTGGTTCCGAGGACAGAAATGGAAAATCCAGCTATGTAAACGAAGTGAAGGCGAATAGTTTTTATGGGCCATTGGCGAGGCTGGATAGGCAGCAGCTTTTACAGGTGGTACTGAACTCGCCTGTGGCTCAGACGTATCTGTACTCCAAAGGCTGCTGTGTTTACTCGGCTGAGCAGTTACTTCAGCTCAGGAAAATTGCTCAGAGGAGCGCTTTGTACCGCCAAATGCTGTTTTACTCCGGCATGTTCTCTTAAGCCAGACCATTACCCAGGTGCTTTAATTTGAATATTAAActgatccttttttttttttcctctctgAGAGAAAGTGAAAATATAGGCTATATGAGTAAAGGAAAAATCTGTAGATGTGTGAGAATTAGGAACTACATTGAATAGGAATCAGTTGTTTGGAGAGGGAAGTAGTGTTAGCCGTTAGGACTTAGGATCAGTAGACGAGTAGTAGTAATAGCTTTCAGTCTATTATTCTCTTTTGCTAATCATTACATGTAAGCACGTGATATGAATCGCTTTTGGCAACTTCTTCACCTTTAGGCTTTATCTATTGGATTCTAAACCCTCAACCCCATTATGGTAGATGATGTCCAGCTATTTTAGCATCGGTTAAAAAAACTACCCCAACTTTTAGCATGAAAATTGAAGAGGATACTaagatgaaaatatttttttctcggAAATGATATTATTCAATATAAGTTGCGTACTACCTTTCTTCAAAAGAGAACAAGATTGAAACTATTATTATATGGACAAAATCAAACCGTCTTATCTTAATTGtgtttttatgaaatttctaaacgTGTAGTTTGTAGTAAAAAAATATACTCATTAGTTTTATATAATGTCTaaatatataaattgtatatttaaaatttaaatacaCACACTCGCATACTCGAATTTCCTTCAGATCAGTATTTTTCCACTTGGTCTCTTCAAATGATATTCTAGCAGGAAAAAAAATGTGAAGGGAAAAGTTTGAACACATGCGATCGTTgtaaaaaacagaaaatttggCAAGGGAACCTCTTTGGATATAGATAGCTACATCAATGTTCAACTGCTCCACAACCCACAGCTAATATTACTATCCACTGATCAATAAAAGCAGAGGAAACAGAATTCTCAGGAAGGCTACTTCCCTAAagtatttcttttcttcaaatgTTAAGCCATCAATGCGTTATATAACCTAATATTTCGGTAGAATTTGCTGATCCCAACACAATCCTCCTGAAATATACAACTACGACGTTTAAATCCAAGCAATCTTCACTGACCGTGCTGCTTCAATTATGTTTATCACTTCTCTTGAAATATATTGCTACAAAATTGGTTTGGATGCAAAAGAAAGATTAATAATCATGTACTAATGGATTCAAAATTCAGCTATCCGAGCCATGCGAACTCCTTGGCACAAATAGAGCAACTGGAAAGGTAAGAATCGAAACTGTTGAGACAAAATCCAGTATTCATTTGTCAAACTCCCAAATGACTCCTCCATCGTCTGCGATCAGAGAGCAAATCAACTTAAAAGACAAACCAACAAatagaggaaaagagaaaattgCTGTATAAATGGAGAATACAAGATAAATCAAACAAATGATGTGCTGCACTTGAAAAGGTTTCTGAGTGTCCATGGGATTCAATTGAGAGTTTTCTCTACCATTGCCAGGCAGTTTTCAAATCAAAACGCCATTTAAGTGGAGTTGGCTGCTGGGGAAAACTTAACAAATATGTTTTCCTTGATTATTAGACAAGGATAGACACTTGTAAGCAAAAATGTTCTCAAATGTGTGAAAGGTCAATTGCCATCTTTTAAAAAATGTTCAAGCAAGCATGGATCACCAAAAACGTGTAGAATGATGGATGGGGCAGAAAAGCATAAGAAGGTAAGAGAATAACTAGCAAGGAACCAATAACCACATTTCAGGGAAAGACAGAACATGATGTAATCAAACAgttaaaagaataataataactaGGAGTACTTTCTTTGAATCATGAAATCAGAGCAATCCATGATGCTTTCTTGTTGGAAGTTTGATTTTATGGGAGAAAAAATGGAGTATAATTGATGCAATGGAGATGTGCCTGGAGAACTACTCTGAGTTCAGGTCTTCAGGAATATGCTGTTAATCTTACCCTTTTGCCTTAGGCACCCCACAAGGGCTTTTTGAGGGAGATTATTTCCATATAGTCGGTGTGAGTCATTCTCAATTGCACGAGAAGAGAAGTACAGAGTAGAAATCTTATGACAAGCATTTACGGCGTCCAAACAATTTAACAGCCAAATCTGAATAATTGAGCAATATCCTCAAGTATTTTGATATATCCTTTAGAACGAATTATATGCATTACAACATAACAAATGTTTTCTGGGACCCCCCAAGATAGCTCGTTGGCTTTATATGCTATCAATAAGAATGGACAAATAGCACCTCACAATTTGCCTTCAAATAGAGCTCGTAAAAGAAGCTAAAGGCTTTCCACGCTATGATGTATGCTCAAATACTAAAACTGGAAACGGATGACATATACGCGATTCAGTCTATTTCGAATTATAGTAGTAAGTGATTACCTTTTATCTTCTTGTTGATCCATACTTCAAGCAGCATTTTGTGTTTACGGCCCAAGGACTGTGAAGTTAATTCACAAGTACTCATGAGTAACCAGCTCACCATGCCAAAAAGCTGCAAACAATCTCCTTATGCTTCATCTACAACACGAATACGAAGACAGAAGCTAAGCGAGAAAACATGATCTCTGGAGAAGCTGTTGCCATGGGACAAAAAAATGGATACGGCGACAATGCTAGGAGAGGCGTACAAATACGTCAAGTTCCTACAGGCGCAGGTTAGAGTCTTACAGAGTATGCCTGTGCTGGTAGAAGGAGGTGCTTCGTCGTCTTCCTCTGGTTCCGAGGACAGAAATGGAAAATCCAGCTATGTAAACGAAGTGAAGGCGAATGGCTTTTATGGGCCATTGGCGAGGCTGAATAGGAAGCAACTTTTACAGGTGGTACTGAACTCGCCTGTGGCTCAGACGTATCTGTACTCCAAAGGCTGCTGTGTTTACTCGGCTGAACAGCTGTTTCAGCTCAGGAAAATTGCTCAGAGGAACGCTTTGTACCGCCAAACGCTGTTTTACTCCGGCATATTCTCTTAAGCCAGACCATTCCGATTCCCAGGTGCTTCTATTTGAAAATTAAActgatcttcttttttttttctctgagAGAAAGTGAAAATATAGGCTATAGGAGTAAAGGGAAAATCTGTAGATGTGTGAGAAATTGGGAACTACATTGAATAGGAATCAGCTGTTTGGAAAGGGAAGTAGTGTTAGGACTTTGGGTCAGTAGACGAGTAGTAGTAATAACTTTCAGTCTATCATTCTCTTTTGCTAATCAATACATGTAACTATGTAAGCACGTGATATGAATCGCTTTTGGCAACTTCTTCACCTTGATCTATTGATTCTAAACCCTCAAACCCATATGGTAGTTGATGTCCAGCTATTTTGGCATCGGTTCAAAAACACCTCCAATTTTAGCATGAACATTGAAAAGGATACTAGTAAGATGGAAATATTTTTCTCGAAAATAATAACTATTCAACATATGTTGCACACCGACTCTCCAAAAGAGAATAAGGAGGAAACTATTATTATATGGAAAAAATCAAACTGTGTTATCTTAATTGTTGTTTTATGTCATTTCTACATGTATAGTATGCAGTTAAAAAAATGTTGTTTATGGACTAATGGCTTCGTTATATATAatgtttaaatatatatatatcatcagCTTTCATGCTCATTTTCCGTtgttcaattgctcatgacattggttttcccgtacgacactgacaatctagtctagcgtacggcgaggacctcagttagcgcatagcaaccgcactgacatcggttgcttagccttacgtcgcccttccaaggaacttcaggaaggcgccgcgtaacagtggTGTCTTTGCagttcgcattcatagaaggtttgaaacctcatgctcgtatggaactgcaaagacaaccaactgttacgcggcgccttcctgaaattccttggaagggcgacgtaaggctaagccaccgatgtcagtgcggttgctatgcgc
Proteins encoded in this window:
- the LOC142168710 gene encoding transcription factor bHLH117-like gives rise to the protein MERKPLLQPEFNAGEAFLPLMASDEAFINGLYNGLSYQSVLSLSLDHYNHGEEVKPLSLSYFHPSLANDIPYAAAASQMQQSSATFDFSTTRDFPWLKETESILDADQKLKLPKLEPVTDNLQLYPYNNEIFLNEPPFNYFSNSISDDGGLGYGRLPDLRCLEMPNYLDFHLGDSSSTVNRVEPVNSQVLMSNQLTMPKSCKQSPYASSTTRIRRQKLSEKTRSLEKLLPWDKKMDTATMLGEAYKYVKFLQAQVRVLQSMPVLVEGGASSSSSGSEDRNGKSSYVNEVKANSFYGPLARLDRQQLLQVVLNSPVAQTYLYSKGCCVYSAEQLLQLRKIAQRSALYRQMLFYSGMFS
- the LOC142167841 gene encoding transcription factor bHLH117-like translates to MDTATMLGEAYKYVKFLQAQVRVLQSMPVLVEGGASSSSSGSEDRNGKSSYVNEVKANGFYGPLARLNRKQLLQVVLNSPVAQTYLYSKGCCVYSAEQLFQLRKIAQRNALYRQTLFYSGIFS